A part of Paenibacillus donghaensis genomic DNA contains:
- a CDS encoding helix-turn-helix domain-containing protein, which yields MYFVDKKYAEHATFLSAGTFITNQPWIHSERVIDSYEIISPIESTLYIECNNIPYAIESGEILVIPPHTPHKGIKYCEGRMKFHWLHFSSINLSIHTETEVIRELNDNNPDEMIILPVHTNKIDSRRFHVMFNQLLDLYQEKKRETYLNAYLSCLLHEVTSEIMSVLTQKNVNVNRLQPIQDWIRIHAFDDVTIDKIADHFKYNKNYLSRIYKENTGIGISEQIITFRLKHAKELLTETDLSIVQIASEVGYEDSKYFMRLFKKYESITPTQYRKTFFNKHYNKK from the coding sequence ATGTATTTTGTTGATAAGAAATATGCGGAGCATGCAACCTTTTTATCCGCAGGCACTTTCATCACGAACCAGCCTTGGATTCACTCCGAACGGGTCATTGACAGCTATGAAATCATCAGTCCAATCGAGTCTACGCTTTACATCGAGTGCAACAATATTCCCTACGCCATAGAATCGGGTGAGATATTGGTCATTCCGCCGCATACTCCTCACAAGGGAATCAAATATTGTGAGGGCCGTATGAAATTCCACTGGCTTCATTTCTCATCGATAAATCTGAGTATCCACACGGAGACAGAGGTCATTCGGGAGCTCAATGACAACAACCCCGATGAAATGATTATCTTGCCCGTGCACACCAACAAAATCGATTCCAGGCGTTTTCATGTCATGTTCAATCAATTGCTGGATTTATATCAGGAAAAGAAGCGGGAAACTTACCTGAATGCTTATTTAAGCTGCCTTTTACATGAAGTGACCTCCGAAATCATGAGTGTACTGACCCAGAAAAATGTCAACGTCAACCGCCTGCAGCCGATCCAGGACTGGATTCGGATTCACGCTTTTGACGACGTAACGATTGATAAAATTGCCGACCATTTCAAATACAACAAAAACTATCTGTCGAGAATTTACAAAGAGAATACCGGGATCGGAATTTCCGAGCAAATCATCACCTTCCGATTGAAGCATGCCAAGGAGTTGCTGACAGAGACGGATTTGAGCATTGTCCAAATCGCCTCGGAGGTGGGTTACGAGGATTCAAAATATTTCATGCGTTTGTTTAAAAAATATGAAAGCATTACCCCGACCCAATACAGGAAAACATTTTTTAACAAGCATTACAATAAAAAATGA
- a CDS encoding beta-L-arabinofuranosidase domain-containing protein has product MSVKSSDQETVQQDIEALHLGNLKTVEFDIALPTEGKHGSIITWSSKDDRWIDGSGKVHQPEYGKGDRIVPLTAIFQYGEARMDKVFEVNILEEKNKIQVKKIFPVRIEQQVNTRFCLPSVVSIQTVTGDVIAHQVHWHGGAERLYAEIGEKKTAGHLTDTLYEVDATVIVKETVEKKNVKQALLHAFPAKKVNLRGPSRLKTAQDRRLAFLLKVDDDQMLYNFRKAAGIHTLGAPEMIGWDSPDSLLKGHTTGHYLSALALCYASTGNEQIYGKLTYLIEELNKVQLAFEADHRYQYGFISAYSEEQFDLLQTYVRYPEIWAPYYTLHKIFAGLLDSYHIAGIQLALTIADKLGDWVYNRLSALPHEQLIKMWSMYIAGEFGGINESLAELYTYTDKENHMKAAKLFDNDRLFFPMEQEVDALGALHANQHIPQVVGALKIFEATQEKKYYDIAQFFWQSVVNSHIYSIGGTGEGEMFKQPNKIGAHLTEHTAETCASYNMLKLTKHLYAYENDVHYMDYYERTMLNHILATTDHECLGASTYFMPTSPGGQKGYDEENSCCHGTGLEAHFKYTEAVYFEDTDALYVNLFVSSELLDADNGLHVVQAVPEIFTGEIGLSILALKKTRLKIRKPYWHQGAVKVELNGEQVTFTEENGYVTVTRDWRKQDKVTVHFAPELRLEFAPDKDDTASLAFGPYILAAVSDRKDFYELPLRTGNVQESIERIAGTNRFVFKEKQLEFAPLAELNHEPYHLYIKTI; this is encoded by the coding sequence ATGTCGGTTAAATCCAGTGATCAGGAAACGGTCCAACAAGACATTGAGGCCTTGCACCTGGGAAATTTGAAAACCGTAGAGTTTGATATCGCCTTGCCGACTGAGGGCAAGCATGGCTCCATCATTACCTGGTCTTCAAAAGATGACCGTTGGATTGACGGCTCTGGGAAAGTGCATCAGCCTGAATATGGCAAAGGGGACCGGATCGTTCCTCTAACCGCAATCTTCCAGTACGGTGAGGCAAGGATGGATAAGGTTTTTGAGGTGAACATTCTTGAGGAAAAAAACAAAATCCAGGTTAAAAAAATCTTCCCCGTTCGCATAGAGCAACAAGTGAATACGAGATTTTGCTTGCCCTCCGTTGTGTCTATTCAAACTGTAACCGGCGATGTCATTGCCCATCAGGTCCATTGGCATGGGGGAGCAGAAAGACTATACGCCGAGATTGGGGAGAAAAAAACGGCTGGCCATCTGACGGACACGCTTTACGAGGTAGATGCAACCGTCATCGTCAAGGAAACGGTCGAGAAGAAGAACGTCAAACAGGCCTTGCTGCATGCCTTTCCGGCGAAGAAGGTAAACCTGCGTGGGCCATCGCGATTAAAAACTGCGCAGGATCGAAGACTGGCCTTCCTGTTGAAGGTTGACGATGATCAAATGCTGTACAATTTCAGGAAAGCAGCCGGGATCCATACCCTGGGAGCCCCTGAGATGATCGGCTGGGATTCGCCCGACAGCTTGCTGAAGGGACACACGACTGGACACTATCTGTCGGCTCTCGCTCTGTGCTATGCGTCAACGGGCAACGAGCAGATTTACGGCAAATTGACTTACCTGATTGAAGAATTAAACAAAGTCCAATTGGCCTTTGAAGCAGATCACAGATACCAGTACGGCTTTATCAGCGCGTATTCGGAGGAGCAATTTGATTTGCTTCAAACATATGTGCGCTATCCGGAAATCTGGGCGCCTTATTACACGCTGCACAAAATTTTTGCCGGCTTGCTGGACAGCTATCACATTGCGGGAATCCAACTGGCACTAACCATTGCCGACAAGCTCGGCGACTGGGTATACAACCGCTTGAGCGCATTGCCGCATGAACAATTAATCAAGATGTGGAGCATGTACATTGCGGGCGAGTTTGGGGGGATCAATGAGTCACTGGCTGAGCTCTATACGTATACGGACAAAGAAAATCATATGAAAGCGGCCAAGCTGTTTGACAATGATCGCCTGTTCTTCCCAATGGAGCAAGAAGTGGATGCCTTGGGAGCCTTGCATGCCAATCAGCATATTCCCCAGGTGGTTGGAGCACTCAAGATATTTGAGGCAACCCAAGAGAAGAAGTATTATGATATCGCCCAGTTCTTCTGGCAGTCGGTTGTGAATTCCCATATTTACTCCATCGGCGGAACCGGCGAGGGCGAGATGTTCAAGCAGCCCAACAAGATCGGCGCCCATCTGACGGAGCATACCGCCGAAACCTGTGCGTCCTATAACATGCTTAAGCTCACCAAACACCTATATGCGTATGAAAATGATGTGCATTATATGGATTATTACGAGAGAACCATGCTGAACCATATTCTTGCGACAACCGACCATGAATGCCTGGGAGCAAGCACCTACTTTATGCCCACCAGCCCCGGCGGGCAAAAGGGCTATGACGAGGAGAACTCCTGCTGTCACGGGACAGGCCTGGAGGCCCATTTCAAATATACGGAAGCGGTCTACTTCGAGGACACGGACGCTTTATATGTCAACCTGTTTGTATCATCCGAGCTGTTGGATGCAGACAATGGACTGCATGTGGTGCAAGCGGTTCCTGAAATCTTTACTGGAGAGATCGGGCTGTCCATTCTGGCCTTGAAGAAAACCCGGTTAAAGATCCGCAAGCCTTACTGGCATCAAGGAGCTGTCAAGGTTGAACTCAACGGTGAGCAGGTTACTTTTACCGAAGAGAACGGTTATGTCACCGTAACCCGTGACTGGCGCAAGCAAGATAAGGTAACCGTTCATTTTGCACCGGAGCTGCGGTTGGAATTTGCTCCCGATAAGGACGATACCGCCTCTCTCGCCTTTGGTCCCTATATCCTGGCGGCTGTATCCGACCGCAAAGACTTTTATGAGTTGCCCCTCCGCACAGGAAATGTGCAGGAGAGCATAGAGCGAATCGCGGGGACCAACCGTTTTGTCTTCAAGGAGAAGCAGCTTGAATTTGCCCCTTTGGCGGAATTAAACCATGAGCCGTATCATTTGTATATCAAGACCATTTGA
- a CDS encoding M24 family metallopeptidase: MRRIENLLSTMEEESLPALYISNPKNVRYLCGFTGEDSALLVTQKEVFFLTDGRYVEQAAGELPDLLQRVCWRQSLMDEAAEIINKLGLPLVGFEGAHLSYSDGEQFKSLVKADTRAVMGWVEKFREVKDEEELRSTLEAVRIADKTFMHILNYIRPGVSEIDVATEMEYFMKRNGSEKTAFPTIVASGIRSSYPHGEASPKQIERGDMVILDFGATCEGYVSDITRTVAVGQPDSRLDDSYYLVLEAQKAGLGAIRSGMKSKELDSIIRAPFIRERMNTHFTHGAGHSIGLDIHEAPYISYRSEHEFAEYAIMTIEPGLYLQGVGGVRIEDDVLVQREDSRTLSKSPKSDLIVLPFYN; the protein is encoded by the coding sequence ATGAGACGAATTGAAAATCTGTTGAGCACAATGGAGGAGGAAAGCCTTCCGGCCTTGTACATCAGCAATCCCAAAAATGTTCGTTATCTGTGTGGCTTTACTGGTGAAGATTCTGCTTTGCTGGTTACCCAAAAGGAAGTTTTCTTCCTCACAGACGGCCGTTATGTGGAGCAAGCCGCCGGGGAATTGCCTGATCTGCTCCAGCGTGTATGCTGGCGCCAGTCCTTGATGGATGAAGCAGCGGAAATCATTAACAAGCTAGGTTTACCGCTGGTCGGCTTTGAAGGGGCGCATTTGAGCTACAGCGACGGAGAACAGTTCAAATCCTTGGTCAAGGCTGACACACGGGCTGTAATGGGCTGGGTGGAGAAATTCCGTGAGGTCAAGGATGAGGAGGAGCTACGGAGTACCCTGGAAGCTGTACGTATAGCAGACAAAACCTTCATGCATATTCTCAATTACATTCGTCCGGGAGTTTCCGAGATCGATGTGGCGACAGAAATGGAATACTTCATGAAGCGGAACGGCTCGGAGAAGACGGCGTTCCCTACCATCGTGGCATCCGGTATCCGCTCCTCCTATCCCCACGGTGAAGCCAGCCCTAAACAAATCGAGCGGGGCGACATGGTGATACTGGACTTTGGAGCAACCTGCGAGGGTTACGTTTCCGACATCACCCGAACCGTTGCCGTAGGCCAGCCGGATTCACGCCTTGACGATAGCTATTATCTGGTGCTGGAGGCACAAAAAGCAGGACTCGGCGCAATCCGCTCCGGAATGAAAAGCAAGGAGCTGGATTCGATCATCCGGGCTCCCTTTATCAGGGAAAGGATGAATACCCATTTCACTCATGGCGCCGGTCACAGCATCGGATTGGACATTCATGAAGCCCCTTATATCAGCTACCGGTCGGAGCATGAGTTTGCAGAGTATGCCATTATGACGATCGAGCCGGGATTATATTTGCAGGGGGTTGGCGGGGTCCGTATCGAAGACGATGTTCTGGTCCAAAGAGAGGATAGCCGGACATTAAGCAAATCACCGAAGAGCGATTTGATTGTTCTACCGTTTTATAATTAA
- a CDS encoding helix-turn-helix domain-containing protein, producing the protein MYAATTIRAELENFIHQEGLNYSQLGKRAGLNPGTVSAIFSGNKVFGVDQLDRMTTVLSLPAGYFYNQYIQECMIEAVPNWRRIRPLIYRCAELDKLDCIRQIVNILLDHLTYAVLLWEVAEDWYSKGIHRQASLLLYESVASTERRQYSERLALCHYRIFTLSISQDQSQNFKAACQFEPFITRLDEVDQLDALKDIANIYRSLKQWDKVQEYAQDMGNKAEIQYHLMRNSKQTIQDLPKKPSRPLFVYIAYSNLLLANVYDVQKDYQKALEYTYAYADLSWVTETDPETQHWVNLFQKWAITNTYINKLRAGDLSVLPDYVQDIEGTTEINAELLNIVEVANCYKVDIDHILQRFESYIFTYVQEQSEDIYTQQVIPDASVQLCYQLAKYYLNKNKYTRGFNILGECLIKASLINNESAIINCVGLFEHFEEYATSEIRVNYQKSIKKVWVMNEKEISLARTDC; encoded by the coding sequence TTGTATGCTGCAACCACGATTCGAGCAGAGCTGGAGAACTTCATACACCAAGAAGGGCTAAACTATAGCCAATTAGGAAAAAGAGCTGGCTTGAATCCTGGAACAGTCAGTGCCATTTTTAGTGGAAACAAAGTATTTGGTGTCGATCAGTTAGACAGGATGACCACGGTTCTTTCTTTACCTGCTGGCTACTTTTACAACCAGTATATTCAAGAATGTATGATTGAAGCCGTACCAAACTGGCGAAGAATCAGACCTCTCATCTATCGCTGTGCAGAATTGGACAAGTTGGACTGTATCCGTCAGATTGTTAATATTTTGCTGGATCACCTGACTTATGCTGTACTGTTGTGGGAAGTTGCTGAAGACTGGTACTCCAAAGGTATTCATCGTCAAGCCTCACTTCTGTTATATGAAAGTGTAGCTTCTACTGAGCGGCGTCAGTATTCTGAACGCCTAGCTTTATGTCATTACCGAATCTTCACCTTAAGCATCAGCCAGGATCAAAGCCAGAATTTCAAAGCAGCCTGTCAGTTTGAACCTTTCATTACTCGGCTGGATGAGGTTGATCAGTTGGATGCATTGAAGGATATAGCAAATATCTATAGATCATTAAAGCAATGGGATAAAGTACAAGAATATGCACAAGATATGGGAAACAAGGCTGAAATTCAATATCACTTGATGCGTAATAGCAAGCAAACGATTCAAGATTTGCCAAAAAAACCAAGCAGACCTTTATTTGTCTATATTGCCTATTCCAATCTGTTGCTTGCGAATGTCTATGATGTACAAAAAGATTACCAGAAAGCATTGGAGTACACCTATGCTTATGCTGATCTAAGTTGGGTCACGGAGACAGATCCTGAAACACAACATTGGGTAAACTTGTTTCAGAAATGGGCCATAACAAACACTTACATAAATAAACTTAGGGCCGGGGATCTCAGCGTTCTCCCTGATTACGTTCAAGATATTGAAGGAACAACAGAAATTAACGCAGAATTACTTAATATTGTGGAAGTCGCTAATTGCTATAAGGTAGATATAGATCATATTCTTCAACGGTTTGAATCCTATATATTTACTTATGTGCAAGAACAATCAGAGGATATATACACCCAACAAGTGATCCCTGATGCCTCGGTGCAATTATGTTATCAACTTGCAAAGTATTATTTAAACAAGAATAAGTATACACGCGGCTTCAATATATTAGGAGAATGTTTAATTAAAGCATCACTAATCAACAATGAGTCGGCTATCATCAATTGCGTTGGATTGTTTGAACATTTTGAGGAATACGCAACCTCTGAAATAAGAGTAAACTATCAAAAATCTATTAAAAAGGTGTGGGTAATGAATGAAAAAGAAATTAGTCTCGCTCGTACTGATTGCTAG
- a CDS encoding peptide MFS transporter, whose product MSDESHTNLNPRNISLEEVLDDKKFLGHPRGVGALAAGNFFNSFAWGALYAILIFYLYSPYMKGLGFTQGQAASMITAMGACNSIFGILGSWLADRVLGMRKALIIGNIVKGTAFGVLAIPAFSLTQGRIFAFIALFLMALPIMGASNASLTGQLYRKSESGRRDAAFTIHTIANNIAGLVAPLLVGQIGMKNFHLGFLIAAVAAFLYGAVIFFTQYKYFGPLGEKPIKPLEKGKFKTLFTRFLIVMIIFIGTIVVLVINDVMSFQGVLNIITSATFIIPIAFLTNLMRKDDLTDRDRRRLKPFLKLFSAQIVMALCGTMLTSTVAIFIDQKINRHIFGIEIAPGSVGTIYTIFGLALSPVFVWLWTKTRATHIRTTYKYGLGILFSACGFGLLTIPIILFKDQAPYNLLWMVFYYLFLTFSDNLVWPIGSSLVAKLSPDAYDTQMQTAWGQAGTIGNGIALILFTFYQTADEQVNLFPIMTGLLFITALLIFLFSKNIEKDMD is encoded by the coding sequence ATGAGCGATGAAAGCCATACGAATTTGAATCCCAGAAATATATCGTTGGAGGAGGTACTGGACGACAAGAAATTTTTGGGCCACCCAAGAGGTGTAGGCGCTTTGGCAGCAGGGAACTTTTTTAATTCATTTGCTTGGGGAGCTTTGTACGCGATTTTAATTTTTTATCTCTACAGTCCATACATGAAAGGGTTAGGCTTCACACAGGGTCAGGCTGCATCCATGATTACAGCAATGGGCGCCTGCAACTCCATATTTGGCATATTGGGAAGCTGGCTGGCTGACCGGGTATTGGGCATGCGCAAAGCTCTGATTATTGGCAACATTGTGAAAGGGACAGCATTTGGCGTTTTGGCCATTCCGGCATTCTCCCTGACACAAGGAAGGATTTTTGCATTCATCGCATTGTTTTTGATGGCGCTTCCCATTATGGGGGCAAGCAACGCTTCCTTGACCGGCCAGCTCTACCGCAAATCCGAAAGCGGCAGACGGGACGCCGCCTTTACCATTCACACGATTGCCAACAATATTGCCGGTCTTGTTGCTCCGCTCTTGGTCGGCCAAATCGGAATGAAAAATTTCCATCTGGGCTTCTTGATCGCGGCTGTGGCTGCCTTCCTGTATGGTGCGGTGATTTTCTTTACACAATACAAATATTTTGGACCCTTGGGCGAAAAACCGATCAAGCCTCTTGAAAAAGGGAAATTCAAAACATTATTTACCCGGTTCCTGATCGTTATGATTATCTTTATAGGCACCATTGTGGTGTTGGTCATCAACGATGTGATGTCCTTCCAAGGAGTATTAAACATTATCACTTCAGCCACCTTTATTATTCCGATTGCTTTCCTGACCAATCTCATGAGGAAAGATGATTTAACCGACCGGGACAGAAGACGGCTAAAGCCCTTCCTCAAATTATTCTCAGCCCAGATTGTGATGGCGCTTTGCGGAACCATGCTGACTTCCACTGTGGCGATTTTTATCGATCAGAAAATCAATCGCCATATTTTTGGAATTGAAATTGCTCCAGGATCGGTGGGCACCATTTATACCATTTTTGGCCTGGCCTTGTCCCCCGTCTTTGTCTGGCTGTGGACCAAAACACGGGCCACCCATATTCGCACCACTTATAAATACGGTCTGGGTATATTGTTCTCTGCTTGCGGCTTCGGCTTGCTGACCATACCGATTATTCTGTTTAAGGACCAGGCCCCTTACAACCTGCTTTGGATGGTATTCTATTATCTGTTCCTTACGTTCTCCGACAATCTGGTTTGGCCCATCGGTTCATCGCTTGTAGCCAAATTGTCGCCCGATGCTTACGATACCCAGATGCAAACCGCTTGGGGCCAGGCAGGCACGATTGGAAACGGAATTGCCTTGATTCTGTTCACCTTCTATCAAACGGCCGACGAGCAGGTCAACTTGTTCCCCATTATGACAGGACTTCTGTTTATTACGGCTCTGCTCATCTTCCTCTTTTCCAAAAATATCGAAAAAGATATGGACTAA
- a CDS encoding alpha-galactosidase — protein sequence MPVIYHESTKQFHLYNDEISYIFCVMPNQQLGHLYYGKRIQDQEDFSHLLEWGFRDMSPCVFEGNSKFSLEQVKQEVSVYGAGDLRNCGLHVVQQDGSSTTRFEYLSHQILPGKPSLEGLPATYVEADNEADTVRVCLIDKTLACQVELQYTLFNQLPVLTRSMRISHSGTERIRLETAMSFNLELPDKEYDLLSLTGAWGRERHIQTVPLHQGIQSIYSLRGHSSHNYNPFIGLKRKNTTEFLGEAIGFSLVYSGNFLAQAEVDTFDVTRIMMGIHPHGFSWALEPGDSFQTPEAVLVYSDKGMNRMSQVFHELYQQRLVRGFWRDRERPILINNWEATYMNFDEDKILGIARTATELGIEWFVLDDGWFGERNTDTTSLGDWFPNKAKLPNGISGLASKITALGLKFGLWFEPEMISKASKLYEKHPDWVLSVPYRPMSPGRNQYVLDLTKAEVIDYLDETLSNLLAGSDISYVKWDMNRSMSEVFSQGRECDFQGRVYHQYILGIYELYERLTGKFPEVLFESCASGGGRFDPGMLYYSPQGWISDNTDAVERLKIQYGTSLVYPLSSMGSHVSAVPNHQTSRSVSLTTRGDVAYFGTFGYELDISLLSDEEKATVQEQITFMKKYRGLMARGIFYRLASPFQGNETAWMVRSRDRNQAIVGYYRILTKVNDGYRRLKLAGLDPHKKYRIAHFGERGYFGDELMEIGIVLNDHTSGEYHSKVPRGDFLSRIFILEAD from the coding sequence GTGCCCGTGATCTACCATGAAAGCACCAAGCAATTTCACTTGTACAATGATGAAATCAGTTACATCTTTTGCGTCATGCCGAATCAGCAGCTTGGCCATTTGTATTACGGCAAAAGGATTCAGGACCAGGAGGATTTCTCCCACCTGCTGGAATGGGGGTTTCGCGATATGTCTCCCTGCGTTTTTGAAGGGAACTCCAAGTTCTCCCTGGAACAGGTCAAACAGGAAGTGTCGGTTTATGGTGCAGGCGATTTAAGAAACTGCGGGCTGCATGTTGTCCAGCAGGATGGCAGCAGCACGACCCGTTTCGAGTATTTGAGTCATCAGATCCTCCCGGGCAAGCCTTCGCTTGAAGGCCTGCCTGCAACGTATGTCGAAGCGGACAACGAGGCCGATACCGTACGTGTTTGTTTAATCGACAAGACTCTCGCCTGTCAGGTGGAGCTGCAATATACTCTCTTCAACCAGTTGCCTGTATTAACCCGATCTATGAGAATAAGCCATTCAGGCACAGAGAGAATCCGCCTTGAAACTGCCATGAGCTTCAACCTCGAGCTTCCGGATAAGGAGTATGACCTACTGAGCTTGACTGGTGCCTGGGGGAGGGAGCGGCATATTCAGACTGTCCCTCTGCACCAGGGTATTCAAAGCATATACAGCCTGCGGGGGCACAGCAGCCACAATTATAACCCCTTCATCGGTTTGAAGCGCAAGAATACCACGGAGTTTCTCGGTGAGGCGATCGGATTCAGTTTAGTGTACAGCGGCAATTTTCTGGCTCAGGCGGAGGTGGATACGTTTGATGTAACACGTATAATGATGGGCATTCATCCGCATGGCTTCAGTTGGGCTTTGGAACCGGGAGATAGCTTTCAAACGCCGGAGGCAGTGTTGGTGTATTCGGATAAAGGCATGAACAGGATGAGTCAAGTGTTCCACGAGCTGTATCAACAACGGTTGGTCCGGGGCTTCTGGAGAGACAGGGAGCGTCCCATCCTAATCAACAACTGGGAAGCCACCTACATGAATTTTGATGAGGACAAAATACTCGGAATTGCCCGTACGGCCACTGAGCTGGGAATCGAATGGTTTGTTCTGGATGATGGCTGGTTCGGCGAACGCAATACAGACACGACCTCTCTCGGGGACTGGTTCCCCAACAAGGCCAAGCTGCCCAACGGCATCTCCGGCCTGGCCTCCAAGATTACCGCTTTGGGGCTGAAATTCGGCCTTTGGTTTGAACCGGAAATGATCAGCAAAGCGAGCAAGCTTTATGAGAAGCACCCGGACTGGGTTTTATCCGTCCCTTACCGTCCGATGAGTCCGGGTCGAAATCAATATGTCCTGGACTTGACGAAGGCGGAGGTCATTGATTACTTGGATGAGACCCTCAGCAATCTGTTAGCCGGCTCTGATATCTCCTATGTGAAATGGGATATGAACCGCTCGATGTCCGAGGTATTTTCCCAAGGAAGGGAATGTGATTTTCAAGGAAGGGTATACCATCAATACATCCTGGGGATATATGAATTGTACGAACGGCTGACCGGTAAATTTCCCGAGGTCTTGTTCGAGTCATGCGCCAGCGGAGGCGGACGATTTGATCCGGGGATGCTGTATTACTCGCCCCAAGGATGGATTTCCGATAATACGGACGCCGTCGAACGGTTAAAAATACAATACGGCACTTCGCTTGTATACCCGCTCAGCAGCATGGGCTCCCATGTTTCCGCTGTGCCCAATCACCAGACATCCCGCAGCGTTTCCCTGACTACCCGAGGCGATGTCGCCTATTTTGGTACCTTTGGCTATGAGCTGGATATCAGCCTGTTGTCCGATGAAGAAAAAGCAACGGTTCAGGAACAAATCACCTTTATGAAGAAGTACCGTGGGCTCATGGCGCGGGGGATTTTTTATCGGCTAGCCAGTCCCTTCCAGGGTAATGAAACAGCATGGATGGTTCGATCCAGGGACAGAAACCAGGCAATCGTCGGCTATTATCGCATCCTTACGAAGGTTAATGACGGCTATCGGCGATTGAAGCTTGCCGGCCTGGACCCTCACAAAAAATACCGGATCGCCCATTTTGGCGAACGCGGCTATTTCGGCGATGAATTGATGGAGATCGGCATTGTTTTAAACGACCATACATCTGGCGAGTACCATTCCAAGGTGCCAAGAGGCGATTTTCTTTCCCGCATTTTTATTTTGGAGGCAGACTAG
- the hpt gene encoding hypoxanthine phosphoribosyltransferase: MTKDGVKLIVPYKLKEILVTQAQLHNKVQELGRWISADYEGQELVLIGILKGGAIFMSDLMRAITIPLSIDYMSVSSYGTSATSSGAIVIRKDIDADIRGKHVLIVEDLIDTGLTLNHLKEHFRSRDTLSVRICTILNKPSRRQIDVQVEYPGIEIPDAFVVGYGLDYADQYRNLPEVWVVDTEG, from the coding sequence ATGACAAAGGATGGGGTGAAACTTATCGTTCCTTATAAACTCAAAGAAATCCTGGTCACTCAGGCCCAGCTCCACAACAAGGTACAGGAGTTGGGCCGGTGGATCTCCGCCGATTATGAGGGCCAGGAGCTGGTCCTGATCGGCATCCTTAAGGGCGGGGCGATCTTCATGTCCGATCTGATGCGTGCGATCACGATCCCTCTCTCCATTGATTACATGTCCGTCTCCAGCTATGGCACCAGCGCCACTTCCTCCGGCGCGATTGTGATCCGCAAGGATATCGATGCCGACATCCGTGGCAAACATGTGCTGATCGTGGAGGATCTGATCGATACCGGCCTGACTCTGAACCATCTGAAGGAGCATTTCCGCAGCCGGGACACCCTCAGCGTCCGCATCTGTACGATCCTGAATAAGCCCTCCCGCCGCCAGATCGACGTCCAGGTCGAATACCCCGGCATCGAAATCCCCGATGCCTTCGTCGTCGGCTACGGCCTCGACTACGCCGACCAATACCGCAACCTCCCCGAGGTGTGGGTGGTGGATACGGAGGGGTAG